From the genome of Phoenix dactylifera cultivar Barhee BC4 chromosome 17, palm_55x_up_171113_PBpolish2nd_filt_p, whole genome shotgun sequence:
CTACGACGCCCCTACCGCGGCTGGAAGGCCCTGAGGCGGGGGGAGAGGGATTCAGGCCGGGgcctttaaaaaagaaaaagaaaaagagaaatcaCTTGTATCCCAAGCATCCGAACAAGATCCAGAGGCCGTCGAGTGTGGAAGACGGGGGGCATCCTCCGTCGCCTCCTACACGCCAAAATCGTACAGCTCAGCGCTCTGACCTCTCCTCGTTCTCAAAGGACACGTCGCCTCAGCTTTCCATCGGATTCCTCCGCGACACCGCATCATCCGCTTGGGGCGGACGGTGTTACGTTGCGAACGGTGGGCGCGTTGGGCTTGCTTCCACTAGCCGTACCCCGGAAACTCCTTTCACGTGGACCCATCTCCGCCGTCCAATCCCATCTATAAGAGACCCGCGCTCGGCCTTGTAGTTCTATAAATCCAATCCCTTCTCACCGCAGGAAGTGGACCTCTAGATCCGCGCCGGCCCCCTCCTCGTCTCTATAGATCTGCAACTAGGAACCTTCCGCTGAGCCGAGACGTCCTTCTCCTCTGTGCGCCCTAAGAGGTATATTTCCTGACCAGTATTCTTTCCATCTTTCTTTGAGTTTAGGATCCTGAATGGTTGATCTCATTATCGTGGGATTCTCTAAATGAAAATTTAGTCTGATTGCTTGTCTGTATGACTGCATTAACTATGGCTCGCTTTTGTCGCGTCATGGCAGAGAGATCTTTAAGAAAGATGGCGGGGAGGAAGCCCGGCGTTATTGCTTTGTTTGATGTTGATGGCACGCTCACAGCTCCAAGGAAGGTATTGGAAAACCTCCATCAAGCATGTatcaaggattttttttttttttttggggggggggggggggggggggggcggtggTTTTATTTACGGAGATCGCAATCATTCCTCTGGTGATTGAAATTTTATTTGTGGAACTATTCACTGGATCACTTGTTTCCGAAATGGATCCGGTACTTCTAACTCTTGACTTTTGcttgaatttttaaatttaggtgATAACGCCAAAGATGCTTGAGTTCATGGGAGAGCTCCGGGAGGTAATCAACTCTTGCATTTTAATGTCAACTTGAAAAGGTCTTGCCTCGACCTCAAATTTTAATGTCTTTGGTGGATGGCAGGCTGTCACGGTAGGCGTTGTTGGAGGATCTGATCTTGTCAAGATATCGGAACAGCTTGGGAAATCAGGTTTGCACTCCCATCTGATTTCACATCCGTATTAAAGATATTGAGAAGATTTAAGAATCTAGGAGGCGTCAGTTGGTTACATTTCCATTTGTCAATGCATCATCAGCATAGAGTATTAATCTGAAAAAAACGTAACATGTTGATATGTTTTTCTTCTTGTGATAGGTTATTTAGGTCTAAATCTTGATATCGATTTCCCTTCCCAGCGTCAAGGCTTACAATTTTTGGACTATGCGGAGAGACATGAAAAGACGACAATCTGAATATAGAAATACTCTTCTGCTCTAtaaacttgttttcttgagaaaAGATTGGAGTACATTAGTGagattggaaaaagaaaaaaaagtttggTTTCATGGAAATCAATAACATTAACATACTAATGCTCTTTGGCCTGCAAAATTTGGCCCTTTTTCTTGGTTTTGTAAAGATGTGACCTGTGACCTTTTCAAATGCTAGACCTTTTAAAATGACAAGTGGATCACAGAAGGATTCCCTCTAGACTTTCATAGATAAACATATCCTTACTTTTCGTTCCCAAAGGATTTCTATGCATGGTTTACCTTTCCTCATCATCTGAAGGACTAAAAAGTTGGGGCACAGTAAAGTGATGGAAGAATAAGTGTTTCACTAACCTTGTTTTGCCTTCCAAtcatttccttcttcttcttcttagctTTCTTTTTCCACTTCATCCATCGGTCTAGCTTACTTTTCACCTTTGTGTTCTATGTAAATCAAGGAATTTGCAAATAATGATAATTTTACCTATAAAGAGAAAGACTTGTAGTGCGCACCTAGTTCCTAGCAGATAGGATTGTTATAATTGCCATTATCAGTCTCTGAATTTTGCTGTGCATCTTCTAGGTTTCGTCTTTTAGTTATGTAACATGGTAATATTGTTTGCCGTGCAGTTATAAATGACTATGATTATGTATTTGCGGAAAATGGTCTTGTTGCGTACAAAAATGGAGAACTCATTGCTAGCCAGGTATGTGTCATGTGTTGTAATGTAATAAGCTTTTATTGGATAAGTTTCTCATATAGTGCTTATGTTATTAAGTTGTGTtgaattattaattaataattcaAGTACAAAAAATGATTGCTGGGAATAgtgattatttttaaatttccttTTCGATTTGGTCAGATACACCTAAACTTTAATTGGGTGATTTGTCTTTCATACTGGCCTACATGGTTTGCTACTTAGTATTTAATCCCTTCACTTGAGTCAACTtaatattagaaaaaaattatgcaaGAGATGTACCTGAGTTATCTGGCTATATGGAAAATGGAGTTAATGTGTTCAAGCATGAAGGCTTCTCTCATTGTCATTCCAATTAGCAATCTTATTCATATATGTAGTTATGGATGCTGGCCGACCAAAGAGAATCCTGTTCTACATTTTCTCAcaacaaataatatattatttttcaaaaaaagtcATGATTTTTAATATTCAAATTTATTATGCTTCATAACTTAGTTCTCTCATGCCAAATAGGTCGAACCTGAAGTCCATTTTTATCTTTAAGGCAACAAAGTATCATATTCCACttttgagttgagttggaaatGTATCTGATGCAAACAACTAGTTAAGGACATGAAAATGCATAGCCTTCACGAGGTTTGGTGCTTGCCAGATTAAATATTTGGTGATATAGATTTTGGAGCCAATTTTCAGCATGACAGTTTTGGGAAAATGGCTGTTAAGCCATCCCTTCAATCATGTTTGGGAAACAAATTAATTTGTACATCTTTAGATGGAGATATAAGCCTCAAATTTCTTGTGGATTGGTATACATTAAAATATATACTGGATTCACTCTGAAGCTTACATCTTAGTACCCATGGAGAAATTTTTTCAAGCATTGTTTAGGTAATAGTTGGACTGATATATTACTTCGGAAAATCTTATGTGGAATTATTAAAGCTGCCCAGCATTTCATAGGGCACGCATATTTGGTTGAACCTTAGCTTAGATGATATTTGCAATTCTTTTGAGCCTTCCCAGGCATGAGTTTGAGACTTAAAAAAAGTGACGCTATAAAGTTATCTGGCCAACAAGCTTCtgattgctcttttttttttctttaccttttctttttctcctagtTAGCATTTTTTCCCCATGCAAGCACACGTTTAATTATACTTAAAAGAGAACCTTTGTGCAGAATCTTTGGTTTCTTCTGCTCCTTTCACATGCTGTCATGGAATTGCTGATTAGTATGTTCTGATCTTTTGATCTGTAGGCAATTTGAGATACCAATACATTACAAATCTGTGAGGACACCATTTTTTCACATAAATTGGCATTATCTAATGAAATCATGCAAATGAATGACCATTTTATGAGGCGAACTTATAACTACTTTGCTCAATGCTGATGGCCatgattagctgcaagacagGGAAAGGCGAACTATTCTTCTTGATTGGAAAGGTCATTCAAAAATGACCAATTTCGTAGGAGCTCTAAGCCTATCCGCTGTTGAATAACCGGTGTGCAGATGAATAACCGCCGGTGCACAATCAAGCTGTTCCAACAAAGTAGATACCCTAGTATTGATTTTGGGGTCTGTATATTTTGTGGTAATTGTGTCGAGTATTGATTCGCCTTTGTGATAGCTAGGAAGGGAAAGCCTAgcaaggagataatgtctttcCTGCATTCTGGCACATAAAATAGGGATCGAAGAGATTGCCACGGGGGATTCTTACTCCACTGCAGATACTGGTTCGATTCCCGTAAGGGATAGGTACTTATTCCCGGCCGGCGGTATCATTGCTGAGTGATCGCTTGCTTTGTTTAGCTGCAGTGGTTGCTGTTGAAACTGGGGTAGTGACTGTTTATTAAAAACACAGGACTCTGCTACTAATAATAATTTGCTTCCATCACCCATTTTTGTGGAAAGGTGATAGAACTGCTGCTATGACCAATGTTGTTGGTGCTGCTATGTTGGCTTTATCAATCAGAAACAAATATTAATAGTTCATTACTAATTATTTCTGCTAGTTTTTTATgttcatctctctctttctgtgaTCCTAATAAATACAAGTTACTATTTCTCATTCTTCAGAGTTTGAAATCATTCCTTGGTGAAGAAAAACTCAgggtaagataatttttatatCTCCAGTTTATAAagcattcttgaaagattttctcAAACTAGAACATTTTTGCAGGAATTTATTAATTTCACACTCCATTATCTTGCTGACTTGGATATCCCTATAAAAAGGTAAAGTTAAAACTTTTTTCCAGAAAATTCAAACTCTGTTGGGCTTAAATCTCTTGTATTGTTCTCCCAGGGGAACATTCATAGAATTCCGCAATGGAATGCTTAATGTCTCACCAATAGGGAGAAACTGTAGCCAGGAAGAGCGAGATGAGTTTGAAAAGTATGATAAGGTATAAAACATTCCCCGAAAAACCAACGCCACTTTTTTGTACTCAGCTAATTAATATACTTTCAGATGCTTGAAAATTGAAAACATTATATTTTAGGTTCACAACATACGACCAAAGATGGTCTCTGTGCTTCGTGAAAAATTTGCACATTTCAACCTGACATTTTCCATTGGAGGGCAGATAAGTTTTGATGTAAGTCCAGGACATTGTATTTTACCTttagaataaaatttgtagttgaTTCTCATCTCTACTTGGTTCCTATAACAGGTTTTTCCACAAGGTTGGGACAAGACCTTCTGTTTAAGATACC
Proteins encoded in this window:
- the LOC103719400 gene encoding phosphomannomutase; protein product: MAGRKPGVIALFDVDGTLTAPRKVITPKMLEFMGELREAVTVGVVGGSDLVKISEQLGKSVINDYDYVFAENGLVAYKNGELIASQSLKSFLGEEKLREFINFTLHYLADLDIPIKRGTFIEFRNGMLNVSPIGRNCSQEERDEFEKYDKVHNIRPKMVSVLREKFAHFNLTFSIGGQISFDVFPQGWDKTFCLRYLDEFPEVHFFGDKTYKGGNDYEIYVSEHTVGHSVTSPEDTAEKCRSLFLTKQNGDA